The Enterococcus rotai genome includes a window with the following:
- a CDS encoding energy-coupling factor ABC transporter ATP-binding protein translates to MQPIIELKNIDFNYQPEDASPALKDVSFSIQQGEWIAIIGHNGSGKSTLAKTINGLLLPASGTIAVGGKELNETNVWDIRKMVGMVFQNPDNQFVGSTVEDDVAFGLENQGIPREEMLVRVKDALEKVRMASFATREPARLSGGQKQRVAIAGVVALRPDIIILDEATSMLDPEGRDEVIATIKKIKEESNLTVISITHDIDEAANANRILVMKQGKLVSEGTPEKIFSAGTELIQMGLDLPFPEKLKIALKQRGVDVPNEYLTEERMVDWLWTSVLNK, encoded by the coding sequence ATGCAACCGATAATTGAATTAAAAAATATCGATTTTAACTATCAACCTGAAGATGCTTCTCCCGCTTTGAAAGATGTATCTTTTTCCATCCAACAAGGTGAGTGGATTGCCATTATTGGCCATAATGGCTCAGGTAAATCGACGTTAGCAAAAACAATCAATGGATTATTATTACCAGCGTCTGGCACGATTGCCGTCGGCGGTAAAGAATTAAATGAAACCAATGTTTGGGATATCCGTAAAATGGTGGGGATGGTCTTTCAAAACCCCGATAACCAGTTTGTGGGTTCGACTGTGGAAGATGATGTTGCCTTTGGCTTAGAGAATCAAGGCATTCCTCGTGAGGAAATGCTCGTAAGAGTCAAAGATGCTTTAGAAAAAGTACGCATGGCCTCTTTTGCGACACGTGAACCTGCTAGGTTATCAGGAGGACAAAAGCAACGTGTAGCAATTGCAGGTGTAGTTGCTTTACGTCCTGATATTATTATTCTAGATGAAGCGACTAGTATGTTGGATCCTGAAGGTCGTGATGAAGTGATAGCGACGATCAAAAAAATCAAAGAAGAAAGTAATTTGACTGTGATTTCAATTACGCATGATATTGATGAAGCAGCTAATGCTAATCGAATTTTAGTAATGAAACAAGGAAAGTTAGTCAGCGAAGGGACACCTGAGAAGATTTTCTCTGCTGGAACTGAATTGATCCAGATGGGCTTAGACCTACCATTTCCAGAAAAATTAAAAATTGCCTTAAAGCAACGTGGAGTCGATGTACCAAACGAATACTTGACTGAAGAAAGGATGGTGGATTGGTTATGGACATCCGTTTTGAACAAGTAG
- the rplO gene encoding 50S ribosomal protein L15 has protein sequence MKLHELKPAEGSRQVRNRVGRGTSSGNGKTAGRGQKGQKARSGGGVRLGFEGGQTPLFRRLPKRGFTNINRKDYAVINLDVLNRFEDGTEVTPAGLIEAGIVKNEKAGIKVLANGELTTKKLTVKAAKFSKAAEEAIVAAGGTIEVI, from the coding sequence ATGAAACTTCATGAATTGAAACCTGCTGAAGGTTCACGCCAAGTACGTAACCGTGTTGGACGTGGTACTTCATCTGGTAATGGTAAAACTGCCGGCCGTGGACAAAAAGGGCAAAAAGCTCGTTCAGGCGGTGGTGTTAGACTAGGATTTGAAGGGGGTCAAACTCCATTATTCCGTCGTTTACCAAAACGCGGCTTCACGAACATCAACCGTAAAGATTATGCAGTCATCAACTTAGATGTCTTAAATCGTTTCGAAGATGGAACTGAAGTTACACCTGCAGGCTTGATCGAAGCTGGAATCGTGAAAAACGAAAAAGCTGGAATCAAAGTTCTTGCTAACGGTGAATTGACAACTAAAAAATTAACTGTGAAAGCAGCTAAATTCTCTAAAGCAGCAGAAGAAGCAATTGTTGCAGCTGGTGGAACAATCGAGGTGATCTAA
- the rpsE gene encoding 30S ribosomal protein S5: MVYIDPKHLELEDRVVSINRVTKVVKGGRRLRFAALVVVGDKNGHVGFGTGKAQEVPEAIRKAIEDAKKNLVEVPMVGSSIPHEVIGVFGGGRILMKPAVEGSGVAAGGPVRAVLELAGVADITSKSLGSNTPINVVRATVEGLKQLKRAEEVAALRGKSVEEILG; encoded by the coding sequence ATGGTTTATATTGATCCAAAACACTTGGAATTAGAAGACCGCGTGGTTTCTATCAACCGTGTAACGAAAGTTGTTAAAGGTGGACGTCGTCTACGCTTTGCAGCATTAGTTGTTGTGGGAGATAAAAACGGTCACGTTGGCTTTGGGACTGGTAAAGCACAAGAAGTGCCAGAAGCAATCCGTAAAGCAATCGAAGACGCGAAGAAAAACTTAGTTGAAGTGCCTATGGTTGGTTCTAGTATCCCTCACGAAGTGATTGGGGTATTCGGTGGTGGCCGTATCCTTATGAAACCTGCAGTAGAAGGTTCTGGGGTAGCCGCTGGTGGACCAGTTCGTGCCGTATTGGAATTAGCTGGTGTAGCAGATATTACATCAAAATCATTAGGTTCAAACACACCAATCAACGTTGTTCGCGCAACAGTTGAAGGGTTAAAACAATTAAAACGTGCCGAAGAAGTGGCAGCACTTCGTGGTAAATCTGTAGAAGAAATCTTAGGATAA
- a CDS encoding DNA-directed RNA polymerase subunit alpha, translating to MIEFEKPRIEKIDENRDYGKFVVEPLERGYGTTLGNSLRRILLSSLPGAAITNIQIDGVLHEFSTIKGVREDVTQIILNIKGLALKLYAEEEKTLEIDITGPATVTAGDIIVDSDVEILNKDLIICSVSEGATFHARLTVKPGRGYVQADENKKEDMPIGVLPVDSIYTPVRRVNYQVENTRVGRRDDFDKLTMEIWTDGSIIPQEALSLAAKIMTEHLDIFVNLTDEAKNAEIMVEKEETQKEKMLEMTIEELDLSVRSYNCLKRAGINTVQELTNKSEPEMIKVRNLGRKSLEEVKLKLHDLGLGLRKDD from the coding sequence ATGATTGAATTTGAAAAACCAAGAATCGAAAAAATTGATGAGAATAGAGATTATGGCAAGTTCGTCGTTGAACCACTGGAAAGAGGTTACGGGACTACTTTAGGCAATTCTCTACGTCGTATTTTATTATCTTCTCTACCAGGAGCTGCTATTACCAATATTCAAATCGATGGTGTGTTGCATGAATTCTCTACTATTAAAGGTGTAAGAGAAGACGTAACTCAAATTATTTTGAATATCAAAGGCTTAGCATTAAAGCTTTATGCAGAAGAAGAAAAAACCCTTGAGATCGATATTACAGGACCTGCTACAGTAACTGCTGGCGATATCATCGTCGACAGCGATGTTGAGATCTTGAATAAAGATTTAATTATCTGTAGTGTCTCTGAAGGAGCTACTTTCCATGCTCGCTTAACAGTGAAACCTGGTCGTGGCTATGTTCAAGCAGACGAAAACAAAAAGGAAGATATGCCAATCGGTGTTCTCCCTGTTGACTCCATCTATACACCAGTTCGTCGTGTGAACTACCAAGTAGAAAACACTCGTGTTGGTCGTCGTGATGATTTTGACAAATTAACAATGGAAATATGGACTGATGGTTCAATCATTCCTCAAGAAGCCCTTAGCTTAGCTGCTAAGATTATGACGGAGCATTTAGACATCTTTGTTAACCTTACTGATGAAGCGAAAAACGCTGAAATCATGGTTGAAAAAGAAGAAACACAAAAAGAAAAAATGCTAGAAATGACCATCGAAGAACTAGACTTGTCTGTTCGTTCATATAACTGTTTAAAACGTGCAGGTATTAACACTGTACAAGAACTTACAAATAAATCTGAACCAGAAATGATCAAAGTACGTAATTTAGGTCGTAAATCTCTTGAAGAGGTTAAACTAAAACTACATGATTTAGGTTTAGGCTTACGTAAAGACGATTAA
- a CDS encoding type Z 30S ribosomal protein S14, protein MAKKSMIAKNKRPAKHSTQAYTRCERCGRPHSVYRKFHLCRICFRELAYKGQIPGVKKASW, encoded by the coding sequence GTGGCTAAAAAATCAATGATTGCTAAAAACAAACGCCCTGCCAAACATTCAACACAAGCGTATACTCGTTGTGAACGTTGCGGACGTCCACATTCAGTTTATCGTAAATTTCATCTTTGCCGTATTTGCTTCCGCGAACTTGCCTATAAAGGTCAAATTCCCGGCGTGAAGAAAGCTAGCTGGTAA
- the rpsK gene encoding 30S ribosomal protein S11 translates to MAAKKVSRKRRVKKNIETGIAHIHSTFNNTIVMITDSHGNALAWSSAGSLGFKGSKKSTPFAAQMAAEAATKAAQEHGLKTVDVTVKGPGSGREAAIRSLQATGLEVTAIRDVTPVPHNGCRPPKRRRV, encoded by the coding sequence ATGGCAGCAAAAAAAGTTAGTCGTAAACGCCGTGTGAAAAAGAATATAGAAACTGGGATTGCACATATCCATTCTACATTCAATAATACAATTGTAATGATCACTGACAGTCATGGTAATGCTTTAGCATGGTCATCTGCAGGTTCATTAGGTTTCAAAGGAAGCAAAAAATCAACACCGTTTGCAGCTCAAATGGCCGCAGAAGCTGCAACTAAAGCAGCACAAGAACATGGACTTAAAACTGTTGATGTAACAGTTAAAGGACCTGGTTCTGGACGTGAAGCAGCGATTCGTTCATTGCAAGCAACAGGTTTAGAAGTGACTGCAATTCGTGACGTGACTCCAGTTCCTCATAATGGATGCCGCCCTCCAAAACGCCGTCGTGTTTAA
- the infA gene encoding translation initiation factor IF-1 has product MAKEDMIEVEGTVVETLPNAMFKVELENGHQVLATVSGKIRMHYIRILPGDKVTVELSPYDLTRGRITYRFK; this is encoded by the coding sequence GTGGCTAAAGAAGATATGATTGAAGTCGAAGGTACAGTCGTCGAAACTTTGCCGAATGCAATGTTTAAAGTTGAACTAGAAAATGGACACCAAGTTCTTGCTACTGTTTCCGGTAAGATCCGTATGCACTACATTCGAATTTTACCTGGAGATAAAGTAACTGTAGAGTTATCTCCATATGATTTAACTCGTGGTCGAATCACTTATCGCTTTAAATAA
- the rpmD gene encoding 50S ribosomal protein L30, with protein MAELKVTLKRSVIGRPQNQKDTVKALGLGKLNSSVVKPANEAVKGMINTVSHLVDVEEV; from the coding sequence ATGGCTGAATTAAAAGTTACATTAAAACGCAGCGTTATCGGACGTCCTCAAAACCAAAAAGATACAGTTAAAGCATTAGGTTTAGGTAAACTAAACAGCTCTGTTGTGAAACCTGCTAACGAAGCAGTTAAAGGTATGATCAACACTGTGTCACATTTAGTGGACGTTGAAGAAGTTTAA
- the rpsH gene encoding 30S ribosomal protein S8, which translates to MVMTDPIADFLTRIRNANMVKHESLEVPASKIKRDIAEILKREGFVRDVEYIEDDKQGVIRVFLKYGKNEERVITNLKRISKPGLRAYVKSDEVPKVLNGLGIAIISTSEGVVTDKEARAKNIGGEVIAYVW; encoded by the coding sequence ATGGTCATGACAGATCCAATTGCAGATTTTCTAACGCGCATTCGTAATGCAAACATGGTTAAACATGAAAGCTTAGAAGTGCCTGCGTCAAAAATCAAACGTGATATCGCTGAAATCTTGAAACGTGAAGGTTTTGTACGCGATGTAGAATATATCGAAGATGACAAACAAGGCGTGATTCGTGTTTTCCTTAAATACGGTAAAAACGAAGAACGTGTTATCACAAACTTAAAACGTATCTCTAAACCAGGTCTACGTGCTTATGTCAAATCTGACGAAGTACCTAAAGTATTGAATGGTCTAGGAATCGCGATTATCTCTACTTCTGAAGGTGTTGTAACTGATAAAGAAGCAAGAGCTAAAAACATCGGCGGCGAAGTAATCGCCTACGTATGGTAA
- a CDS encoding M20 family metallopeptidase, protein MKELKTLVQKYKAEMIDFRRDLHQHPELQFEEFRTTEKVAEVLDQLEIPYRKTEPTGIIAELVGANPGKTVALRADMDALPVQELTEDIPYKSLEDGKMHACGHDAHTAMLLTAAKALKEVQAQLKGTVRFIFQPSEENAQGAKAMVAQGAVDGVDDVFGIHIWSQMLSGTASCVVGSSFASADIFSIDFKGRGGHGAMPDACVDAAVMASAFVMNVQSVVSRETNPLDPVVVTVGKMDVGTRFNVIAENARLEGTVRCFSLETRDRVEKALKRYAEQTALMYGGTATLEYNYGTVPVINDEEDALFAQEIIKENFGEAALIQEPPTTGGEDFSYFTEHTSGCFALVGCGNPEKDTQWAHHHGRFNVDEDAMEIGAELYAQYAFEYLNK, encoded by the coding sequence ATGAAAGAATTAAAAACGTTGGTTCAAAAGTATAAAGCGGAAATGATTGATTTTAGAAGAGATTTACATCAACATCCCGAATTACAATTTGAAGAATTCAGAACAACAGAGAAAGTTGCTGAAGTCTTAGATCAGTTGGAAATTCCGTATCGAAAAACAGAACCGACAGGAATAATCGCTGAGTTGGTTGGGGCAAATCCAGGTAAGACAGTTGCATTACGTGCGGATATGGATGCCTTACCTGTGCAAGAATTGACAGAGGATATTCCTTATAAATCATTGGAAGACGGTAAAATGCATGCCTGTGGACACGATGCGCATACAGCGATGTTGTTGACGGCAGCTAAAGCGTTGAAAGAAGTGCAAGCACAACTTAAAGGAACGGTTCGTTTTATTTTTCAACCGTCAGAAGAAAATGCACAAGGAGCCAAAGCAATGGTTGCTCAAGGTGCTGTCGATGGAGTAGATGATGTTTTTGGCATTCATATTTGGTCGCAAATGCTTTCTGGAACAGCCTCTTGTGTAGTTGGATCATCATTTGCATCTGCAGATATTTTTTCGATTGATTTTAAAGGGCGTGGCGGTCATGGTGCAATGCCTGATGCTTGTGTAGATGCAGCTGTGATGGCTTCAGCATTTGTCATGAATGTTCAAAGTGTGGTCTCTAGAGAAACGAATCCATTAGATCCAGTGGTGGTGACAGTTGGTAAAATGGATGTGGGAACTCGTTTTAATGTTATTGCTGAAAATGCGCGATTAGAAGGGACTGTCCGCTGCTTTAGCCTTGAGACACGTGATCGTGTAGAAAAAGCGCTAAAACGTTATGCAGAGCAAACTGCGCTGATGTATGGCGGTACTGCAACGCTAGAGTATAATTATGGAACGGTTCCGGTGATCAATGATGAAGAAGATGCTTTGTTTGCTCAAGAGATCATTAAAGAAAACTTTGGTGAGGCGGCACTTATTCAGGAACCGCCAACAACTGGTGGAGAAGATTTTAGCTATTTTACTGAGCATACATCTGGTTGCTTTGCTTTAGTAGGATGTGGAAATCCGGAAAAAGATACACAATGGGCGCACCATCATGGTCGTTTCAATGTGGATGAAGATGCAATGGAAATTGGTGCAGAATTATATGCGCAATATGCGTTTGAGTATTTGAATAAATAA
- the rplE gene encoding 50S ribosomal protein L5 encodes MNRLKEKYIKEITPALVEKFNYSSVMQTPKVDKIVINMGVGDAVSNAKNLDKAVEELALITGQKPLITKAKKSIAGFRLREGMPIGAKVTLRGERMYEFLDKLVSVSLPRVRDFHGVSKKAFDGRGNYTLGVKEQLIFPEVDYDLVDKVRGMDIVIVTTANTDEESRELLTQLGMPFQK; translated from the coding sequence ATGAACCGCCTGAAAGAAAAATATATTAAAGAAATTACTCCAGCATTAGTGGAAAAATTTAATTATAGTTCAGTTATGCAAACACCAAAAGTTGATAAGATCGTTATTAACATGGGTGTGGGCGATGCTGTTTCAAACGCAAAAAATTTAGATAAAGCAGTTGAAGAATTAGCATTGATCACAGGTCAAAAACCATTGATCACGAAAGCTAAGAAATCAATCGCTGGTTTCCGTTTACGTGAAGGCATGCCAATCGGTGCGAAAGTTACTTTACGCGGAGAAAGAATGTACGAATTTTTAGATAAATTAGTATCTGTTTCTCTACCTCGTGTACGTGACTTCCACGGAGTAAGCAAAAAAGCTTTTGATGGACGTGGTAACTATACTTTAGGTGTTAAAGAACAATTAATCTTCCCAGAAGTTGATTATGATTTAGTAGATAAAGTACGCGGTATGGACATCGTTATTGTAACTACAGCAAACACAGATGAAGAATCTCGTGAATTGTTGACACAATTAGGTATGCCATTCCAAAAATAA
- the rplF gene encoding 50S ribosomal protein L6 has translation MSRIGNKIVVLPAGVEVKQEGNNITVKGPKGELTREFSADITMNIEGNEVTFTRPNDSKDMKTIHGTTRANFNNMVVGVSTGFEKGLELIGVGYRAQMQGTTLVLNVGYSHPVEITPPAGVTVEVPSNTQVVVKGANKEHVGELAANIRGTRPPEPYKGKGIRYVGEFVRRKEGKTGK, from the coding sequence GTGAGCCGTATTGGTAATAAAATCGTTGTACTTCCTGCTGGCGTCGAAGTCAAACAAGAAGGAAACAACATTACTGTAAAAGGACCTAAAGGTGAATTAACACGTGAATTTTCTGCTGATATCACAATGAATATCGAAGGAAATGAAGTAACATTCACTCGTCCAAATGATAGCAAAGACATGAAAACAATCCACGGAACAACTCGTGCGAACTTCAACAACATGGTTGTTGGTGTAAGTACAGGCTTTGAAAAAGGTCTTGAACTTATCGGGGTTGGGTACCGTGCTCAAATGCAAGGGACTACATTAGTTCTTAACGTTGGGTATTCTCATCCAGTAGAAATTACACCACCAGCTGGTGTAACTGTAGAAGTACCTTCGAATACACAAGTAGTTGTAAAAGGCGCTAACAAAGAACACGTTGGTGAATTAGCAGCAAATATTCGTGGTACTCGTCCTCCAGAACCTTATAAAGGCAAAGGAATCCGTTATGTTGGCGAATTCGTACGTCGTAAAGAAGGTAAAACTGGTAAATAA
- the secY gene encoding preprotein translocase subunit SecY: MFKLLKDAFKVKDIRSKILFTVFILFVFRLGAHITVPGVNAKGLQDLSNLPFLNMLNMVSGSAMQNFSIFSMGVSPYITASIIIQLLQMDIVPKFVEWSKQGEVGRKKLNQATRYLTIFLGIAQSIGITAGFQSLSSAGIVKNPNMSTFVMIAVILTGGTMFVTWLGEQITEKGIGNGVSMIIFAGIISRVPEGIKEIIDDYFINIESSRIWQSVIFIVILIIAILAVVTLVTFFQQAERKIPIQYTKRVSGAPTSSYLPLKVNAAGVIPVIFASSLIATPNAVLQAFSKSYSGEGWYDIMTQIFSYNTVPGAIIYTVLIVAFTFFYAFVQVNPEKLAENLQKQGSYIPSVRPGKGTEEYISGMLMRLSVVGSIFLGLVALLPIIAQMIWKLPQSIGLGGTSLLIVIGVALETAKQLEGLMLKRQYVGFINK; encoded by the coding sequence ATGTTTAAACTATTAAAAGATGCTTTTAAAGTCAAAGACATTAGATCAAAAATTTTGTTTACTGTATTCATTCTTTTTGTATTTCGTTTAGGTGCGCATATAACTGTACCTGGCGTAAATGCAAAAGGTTTGCAAGACTTAAGCAATTTACCATTTTTAAATATGTTGAATATGGTCAGCGGTAGTGCTATGCAAAACTTCTCCATCTTTTCGATGGGGGTTTCGCCATATATTACTGCATCCATCATCATTCAACTATTACAAATGGATATCGTTCCAAAATTTGTAGAATGGTCGAAGCAAGGTGAAGTCGGACGTAAGAAATTGAATCAAGCAACAAGATATCTAACGATTTTCTTGGGTATTGCTCAATCTATTGGGATTACTGCTGGATTTCAAAGTCTAAGTAGTGCTGGGATCGTAAAAAATCCTAACATGAGCACGTTTGTGATGATCGCTGTGATTTTAACTGGTGGAACAATGTTTGTTACATGGTTGGGAGAGCAAATTACTGAAAAAGGAATTGGAAATGGGGTTTCAATGATTATCTTTGCGGGGATTATTTCTCGTGTACCAGAAGGTATCAAAGAAATCATTGATGATTACTTTATCAATATTGAATCTTCTAGAATTTGGCAATCTGTGATTTTTATTGTGATCTTGATTATTGCAATTTTAGCTGTTGTTACATTAGTAACATTTTTCCAGCAAGCAGAACGAAAAATTCCGATCCAATATACAAAACGCGTTTCTGGTGCACCAACAAGTAGTTATTTACCGTTAAAAGTGAATGCTGCCGGTGTTATCCCAGTTATCTTTGCTAGTTCATTGATCGCAACGCCGAATGCCGTTTTACAAGCCTTCTCTAAGAGCTATTCTGGTGAAGGTTGGTATGATATAATGACACAAATTTTTAGTTACAATACCGTTCCAGGTGCGATTATTTATACTGTACTGATCGTCGCTTTCACATTCTTCTATGCGTTTGTTCAAGTTAACCCTGAGAAATTAGCGGAAAACTTGCAAAAACAAGGAAGTTATATTCCAAGCGTTCGACCAGGTAAAGGGACAGAAGAATATATTTCTGGAATGTTAATGAGACTAAGTGTTGTCGGTTCTATATTCCTAGGTTTAGTTGCATTACTACCAATCATTGCACAAATGATTTGGAAGTTACCGCAATCTATCGGTCTAGGAGGAACAAGCTTACTGATTGTGATTGGTGTTGCTTTAGAAACAGCGAAACAATTAGAAGGTTTAATGTTGAAACGTCAATATGTTGGCTTTATCAATAAGTAA
- the rpsM gene encoding 30S ribosomal protein S13, whose translation MARIAGVDIPRDKRVVISLTYIFGIGNTTAKKVLANVGVSEDIRVRDLTNEQTDAIRAEIDKLKIEGDLRREVNLNIKRLMEIGSYRGIRHRRGLPTRGQNTKNNARTRKGPARTVAGKKK comes from the coding sequence ATGGCTCGTATTGCAGGAGTAGACATCCCTCGTGATAAACGTGTAGTAATTTCCCTTACTTATATTTTTGGTATTGGTAACACTACTGCTAAAAAAGTTTTAGCAAACGTTGGCGTATCTGAAGATATTCGTGTTCGTGACTTAACAAACGAACAAACAGATGCTATCCGTGCGGAAATCGATAAGTTAAAAATTGAAGGAGATCTTCGTCGTGAAGTGAACTTGAACATCAAACGCCTGATGGAAATCGGTTCATACCGTGGTATCCGTCACCGTCGTGGATTACCAACTCGTGGACAAAACACGAAAAATAATGCACGTACTCGTAAAGGCCCAGCTCGTACTGTAGCAGGCAAGAAAAAATAA
- the rpmJ gene encoding 50S ribosomal protein L36, whose product MKVRPSVKPMCEHCKVIRRKGRVMVICPANPKHKQRQG is encoded by the coding sequence ATGAAAGTAAGACCATCAGTAAAACCAATGTGTGAGCATTGTAAAGTAATTCGCCGTAAAGGACGTGTTATGGTCATTTGCCCAGCAAATCCAAAACATAAACAACGTCAAGGATAA
- the rplX gene encoding 50S ribosomal protein L24, with protein sequence MFVKKGDKVKIITGKDKNKEGVVLAAFPKKDKVIVEGVNIMKKHQKPNQAAPQGGILEVEAPIHVSNVMVIDGTGVAGRVGYKEVDGKKVRVSKKTGEVLDK encoded by the coding sequence ATGTTTGTTAAAAAAGGCGATAAAGTGAAAATTATCACTGGCAAAGACAAGAATAAAGAAGGCGTTGTATTAGCAGCGTTTCCTAAAAAAGACAAAGTCATCGTTGAAGGTGTTAACATCATGAAAAAACACCAAAAACCAAATCAAGCAGCGCCGCAAGGCGGAATCCTAGAAGTCGAAGCGCCGATTCATGTTTCTAATGTAATGGTGATTGACGGAACAGGTGTAGCTGGTCGTGTAGGTTACAAAGAAGTCGATGGTAAAAAAGTCCGTGTTTCTAAAAAAACCGGTGAAGTCTTAGATAAATAG
- the rplR gene encoding 50S ribosomal protein L18, producing the protein MITKPDKNKTRQKRHRRVRNKISGTAECPRLNVFRSNKNIYAQIIDDVAGVTLASASALDKEISGGNKTETAAAVGKLIAERAAEKGVKVVVFDRGGYLYHGRVQALAEAARENGLEF; encoded by the coding sequence GTGATTACAAAACCAGATAAAAACAAAACACGCCAAAAGAGACATCGTCGTGTACGTAACAAAATCTCTGGTACTGCTGAGTGCCCACGCTTGAACGTATTCCGTTCTAACAAAAACATCTACGCGCAAATCATTGATGACGTAGCGGGTGTAACGCTAGCAAGTGCCTCTGCCTTAGATAAAGAAATTTCAGGTGGAAACAAAACAGAAACAGCCGCAGCTGTTGGTAAATTAATCGCTGAACGTGCCGCTGAAAAAGGCGTTAAAGTAGTAGTCTTTGACCGTGGTGGATACCTTTACCATGGCCGCGTGCAAGCTTTAGCTGAAGCAGCGCGTGAAAATGGACTAGAATTTTAG
- the rplQ gene encoding 50S ribosomal protein L17, with translation MGYRKLGRTSSQRKAMLRDLTTDLIINERIVTTEARAKEIRSTTEKMITLGKRGDLHARRQAATFVRNEVASVREEDEKIVVESALQKLFNDLAPRYAERQGGYTRILKTEPRRGDAAPMVIIEFVK, from the coding sequence GTGGGTTATCGTAAATTAGGACGCACATCAAGCCAACGTAAGGCAATGTTGCGTGACTTAACTACTGATTTAATTATCAATGAACGCATCGTTACGACTGAAGCTCGTGCGAAAGAAATTCGTTCGACTACAGAAAAAATGATTACTTTAGGCAAACGTGGAGATCTTCATGCTCGTCGTCAAGCAGCTACTTTTGTACGTAATGAAGTTGCTAGCGTTCGTGAAGAAGACGAAAAAATCGTTGTTGAATCAGCTTTACAAAAGTTATTCAATGACCTTGCACCTCGTTACGCTGAACGCCAAGGTGGTTACACTCGTATCTTGAAGACAGAACCAAGACGCGGAGATGCAGCACCAATGGTAATTATCGAATTTGTTAAATAA
- a CDS encoding adenylate kinase yields the protein MNLILMGLPGAGKGTQAEQIVDTYGIPHISTGDMFRAAMKNETALGLEAKSYIDKGALVPDDVTNGIVKERLAEPDTDKGFLLDGFPRTLDQAEALDKMLTELNKKIDAVIDIHVEEEILVERLAGRFICRSCGATYHKIFNPPTVEGTCDRCGGHEFYQREDDKPETVKNRLAVNIKSSAPILDFYKAKNVLHTIDGNREIDTVFSEVKEIIEKK from the coding sequence ATGAACCTCATTTTAATGGGATTGCCTGGAGCAGGCAAAGGAACTCAAGCAGAACAGATTGTGGATACTTATGGTATTCCTCATATTTCTACAGGAGATATGTTCCGTGCTGCAATGAAAAACGAAACTGCTCTTGGCTTAGAAGCGAAATCTTATATCGATAAAGGTGCTTTGGTTCCAGACGATGTAACAAATGGAATTGTCAAAGAACGTTTGGCAGAACCTGATACTGATAAAGGTTTTTTATTAGATGGTTTTCCACGGACTTTGGATCAAGCAGAAGCATTAGATAAAATGTTAACAGAATTAAATAAAAAAATTGATGCTGTCATCGACATCCATGTTGAAGAAGAAATTTTGGTTGAACGCTTAGCTGGTCGGTTTATCTGCCGCTCATGTGGTGCAACTTATCATAAAATCTTCAATCCTCCTACCGTAGAAGGAACATGTGATCGTTGCGGCGGACATGAATTTTATCAAAGAGAAGATGACAAGCCTGAAACGGTCAAAAACCGTCTGGCAGTCAACATCAAAAGCAGTGCACCGATTTTAGACTTTTATAAGGCTAAAAACGTATTGCATACAATAGATGGGAATCGCGAGATCGATACTGTTTTTTCAGAAGTGAAAGAAATCATTGAAAAAAAATAG